A window of the Cannabis sativa cultivar Pink pepper isolate KNU-18-1 chromosome X, ASM2916894v1, whole genome shotgun sequence genome harbors these coding sequences:
- the LOC133032109 gene encoding uncharacterized protein LOC133032109, with amino-acid sequence MEELVIGDDGQPTQDSLRSQASKLALTLEQRAEEAGIFRDDTPPHSPPSGARSVPPSASMPDSASMPQSASIPSTSQPQVPLSSAILARLERVEKEQLALKQGQTDILKGQNEIMGYLKTLLALMGDQRRPSAEAEPQPDAVSPGDEFILPNDYRPNDVEDVLQTPQIMSVTSIGDTQDSEVQVLETVPTPVEKRTKKRPRWFDEYTEMKKKMKPSTTNVNVDPLRPVDEKLLHSFRNWLVGTIGNKYPRDVFTGLCGVAWFSTLNTDKLWLSDDHLDAAFHMMRRRQHFFPELYPRKCTVMPSWFTSSLRGRWDAWKSNTDHDGFVWDESILELLRGDPNQFLPSWKGMECIYMALFLNGPKHWIAMEVNLELWKIFLFDSSLGSLTKDELNSLMDVWCPLLAKLVDQCGVCDTHYMVMVPQMTASESQVRPFDWEMMDNKVVPQTKSSGDCGMYVIEHIEHKLLDLPFDGVHDQHMSLFRQRWAVDLFYQNLA; translated from the exons ATGGAAGAATTGGTTATTGGCGATGATGGCCAGCCTACTCAGGATAGTTTGCGCAGCCAAGCTTCAAAGCTTGCACTCACGCTAGAACAGCGAGCGGAGGAAGCTGGAATCTTCAGAGATGATACACCACCACATTCTCCACCATCAGGGGCCCGTTCTGTTCCACCGTCTGCCTCAATGCCCGATTCTGCATCTATGCCGCAGTCAGCATCTATTCCCAGCACCTCACAGCCTCAGGTGCCATTATCTTCTGCCATATTGGCAAGATTGGAGCGTGTTGAAAAGGAACAGCTTGCTTTGAAGCAAGGCCAGACTGATATTTTGAAAGGGCAGAATGAGATAATGGGTTACTTGAAGACCCTATTGGCTCTTATGGGAGATCAGAGAAGGCCCAGCGCAGAGGCAGAGCCACAGCCAGACGCCGTGTCTCCAGGAGATGAGTTCATTCTTCCGAATGATTACAGACCTAATGATGTGGAAGATGTACTCCAGACACCTCAGATTATGTCGGTCACGTCCATTGGAGATACCCAAGATTCAGAGGTTCAGGTTTTAGAGACCGTTCCAACACCGGTGGAGAAGAGAACGAAGAAAAGGCCAAGGTGGTTTGACGAGTACaccgaaatgaagaagaagatgaagccaTCAACAACCAATGTGAATGTTGACCCACTTCGGCCCGTTGATGAGAAGCTACTACATAGTTTTCGAAATTGGTTAGTGGGAACCATCGGAAACAAGTATCCGAGGGACGTCTTCACCGGTCTGTGTGGCGTGGCTTGGTTCTCGACCCTAAATACAGACAAACTATGGCTTTCTGATGAC CATTTGGATGCTGCTTTCCATATGATGAGGAGGAGGCAACACTTCTTCCCGGAGTTGTACCCACGTAAGTGTACTGTCATGCCATCTTGGTTTACCTCATCGTTGAGGGGTCGGTGGGATGCTTGGAAGAGCAATACTGACCATGATGGTTTTGTTTGGGATGAGTCCATCTTGGAACTCCTTCGTGGGGATCCAAACCAATTTTTGCCTTCTTGGAAGGGTATGGAGTGCATATACATGGCCCTGTTCTTGAACGGACCGAAACATTGGATCGCTATGGAGGTCAATCTTGAGTTGTGGAAGATATTCCTCTTCGATTCGAGTCTTGGATCTCTAACGAAAGACGAACTGAATTCGCTTATGGATGTGTGGTGCCCTTTACTAGCCAAATTGGTGGACCAGTGTGGTGTATGTGACACTCATTACATGGTGATGGTCCCTCAAATGACAGCCTCCGAAAGTCAGGTCAGACCCTTCGACTGGGAAATGATGGACAATAAAGTTGTACCTCAGACAAAATCGAG CGGCGATTGTGGAATGTACGTCATAGAGCATATTGAGCATAAGTTATTGGATCTACCATTCGATGGAGTACATGATCAGCATATGTCGCTCTTTCGCCAGAGATGGGCAGTAGATTTATTCTACCAGAACTTGGCATGA